From the genome of Kwoniella dejecticola CBS 10117 chromosome 3, complete sequence:
ACCGACCAATCCCACGAAAGTCATATCCCTCTCAAACTTGACGTAGTCCTCGGCAGAATCGGTCTTGTAGTGCGAGACGTCATTGTCTGATTCATCAACATAGGCAAGAGCGAGAGTCCTGAGACCTTTATGACCGTATTCCAGCTGTTTCTGTGCGAGCTGATTTCGAAGTGCGGGTGTGAGATCAGAGACGCCGGAAGGCAGGATGACTCTGCTACACCGCTCGATTACCGATTCAGGAGCACCTTTGACTAGAAGGGAAGTACCGGCgggagattgagcgaggaCAGACATGGATTTTCGATCACGGGTAAACTCGAATGTCAAAACCCGCTTGACACGTGTTTCGTAGTGATCGTTGACGGCTGtagctcgagcttgaggacCGAGGTTCGCGAGACCAGAGTTGAAAGAATCTGAGTCGGAAGCGAGTTTCTCGACCAGAACTTTAAGAGCAGCTTCGGTGGGTTCACCAATATTGGCGTAGACATCGGTTTCCTAAGCGGTTGTCAGCTGGGTACAAGGTTTCGTTATGACAGATCACTCACAGCATTATAAGCGATCTTTGCATCATTGCAGATTGCACTGATCTCGACAAGCTTGTTGACAGGAGCCGTTCTGACAGCGGTCTTTTCGGCGTGTCGACCGTCAAGCGTAGTGATAGAACCAGTGGGAGCGAAAGTGGTACCGCCAACTTGATATTCGGCGAAACCGGTTCCGTCGCAAGTCAAGAACCGAGAAACACTCATTTGGTTGGTGGTCAATGTTCCTttagaaagagaaagagatatcAGCTCATAAGGCTCGATCGTGCCGCGcgtcagctgacttacctgtcTTATCGGAACAAATGACATTGGTACAGCCCAAAGTTTCTACACTAGGTAAATTCCTCACGATAGCACCTCTTttcgccatcttcttcgtaccCAAAGCTAGGCAAGCAGTAATGACAGCCGCAAGACCTTCAGGGATAGCAGCTACGGCCAGGGCGACTGCAATCTTGAGGTAGTAGATGGCTCCGCTCAACCAACCGTGATGACTTGGATCATTGAAGTGTCGGATATTGACCAGCCATACGAGGACACAGATAACCGAGATGACTTTCGCCAATTGATCTCCGAAATCGTCTAATTTCCGCTTCAAGGGAGtcttttcttcctcctcgtcatctttcGAGATACTAGTATGGATAGCACCGATAGCTGTTCGAGTTCCAGTCAGAGCAACGACAGCCTTGGCGGCTCCGTTGACGACGGTTGTACCGGAGAATAACATGTTGATCATATCTTGTTTAACAGCGGTCTCGTCCTTGACTACGTTCTCGCTTTTACCGACTGACATTGATTCTCCGGTTAACATAGCTTGATCCACTctgaacgaagaagatgagaacgaCAAGATTCGACAATCTGCAGGAATTCGATCTCCGACATGTACAGAAACGATATCTCCAGGGACGAGCTCGGAAGCGGGTACTTTGTATGATCGCCCAGACCGTATGACAGAAGCTTCGTCAGGCGAGTATTCCCGCAATGCCTGTGGTATCATCAGTCAGCTCGCATTCGATATGCAGCTCTGCTCTGTGCAATTGGCTCTGGAAGTTCACTTACGTCAATCGCCTTCTCGGCGTTTGTCTCTTGTACCACACCAACGGTAGCATTGGCTATTAAGATCAGAAGAATGACCGATGGCTCCACAAAAGCGGTGAGCCATGATCCTCCGGGTTCCGAAACATCTTCGAAGAGAGCCAAGACGAAAGAGACGACGGCAGAACCGAGCAGGATGAGGACTAGCTGATCTTTGAATTGAGcgaggatgagcttgagtAGAGATGTCGGGGCTGCCTCCGGTAGAGCTGTTCAGGGCACCATGGTCAGCATTCACCTATCAGTCGCGCGGAGTATGTGAACGGCGACTCCGATATGTGTGGTGACTCACTGTTCTCGCCGTAAGCCTCTCTATTCCTcttgacttgctcttccGTCAATCCAGTCTCAGGATTGGTTCCGAAATATGCCAAAGCATCATTGGGTGTGAACGTCCAAGCGTTCGCCAGCATTTTGGCTGGTGAATGACAGAGGTGTAAGGTCGTTGTTCTGCGAGTTTGATTTGGTTCGCCAAGTCCAGCTAGCGTTTATGTTGCTTTTCGATATTCTGCGGTGATTATTCACAATTGAGAGTTCGCTATTCGAGTTTTTGTTGACTTCAGCTCGAGCTGACCCCTTTTGAGCAGCCAGTAAGGCCAATTCTAGTGAGAAAGAGACCAGATGATGTCAAGGAGTCCAACAAAGGAATTGACAATCGGTTGAGGGTGCAATAGAGCGCGCTGACAGAAGAATAGGATTTGTCAGAACACGATAGTATTTTACCTGCAAGAACACGTAAACGAACAAGATGCCACGTCTTACCACGTTCAGCTAGAAATACCCTGACGTAATCACTTTAGAGCTGATTCCACCAACAGTGCGAGCGTGGGAATTTAGCCGGTGaatcacctccactctgTACGTACGAACTGAGCGAACAAACGAACGAGTTGAAGTAGATTGAAGTGAGCTCTGTACGCTCGAGTA
Proteins encoded in this window:
- a CDS encoding potassium/sodium efflux P-type ATPase, fungal-type; amino-acid sequence: MLANAWTFTPNDALAYFGTNPETGLTEEQVKRNREAYGENTLPEAAPTSLLKLILAQFKDQLVLILLGSAVVSFVLALFEDVSEPGGSWLTAFVEPSVILLILIANATVGVVQETNAEKAIDALREYSPDEASVIRSGRSYKVPASELVPGDIVSVHVGDRIPADCRILSFSSSSFRVDQAMLTGESMSVGKSENVVKDETAVKQDMINMLFSGTTVVNGAAKAVVALTGTRTAIGAIHTSISKDDEEEEKTPLKRKLDDFGDQLAKVISVICVLVWLVNIRHFNDPSHHGWLSGAIYYLKIAVALAVAAIPEGLAAVITACLALGTKKMAKRGAIVRNLPSVETLGCTNVICSDKTGTLTTNQMSVSRFLTCDGTGFAEYQVGGTTFAPTGSITTLDGRHAEKTAVRTAPVNKLVEISAICNDAKIAYNAETDVYANIGEPTEAALKVLVEKLASDSDSFNSGLANLGPQARATAVNDHYETRVKRVLTFEFTRDRKSMSVLAQSPAGTSLLVKGAPESVIERCSRVILPSGVSDLTPALRNQLAQKQLEYGHKGLRTLALAYVDESDNDVSHYKTDSAEDYVKFERDMTFVGLVGMLDPPRPEVKDAIAKCKTAGIRTIVITGDNKNTAETICREIGVFGKDEDLTGKSYTGKELDALSQEEKIAAVQRASLFSRTEPTHKSQLVDLLQGLGLVVAMTGDGVNDAPALKKADIGIAMGSGTDVAKLAADMVLATDNFATIEKAVEEGRAIYNNTKQFIRYLISSNIGEVVSIFLTVLLGMPEALIPVQLLWVNLITDGLPATALGFNPPDHQIMRTPPRSSKEPLVGGWLFFRYMVIGTYVGAATVFGYAWWFMFYTGGPQISFHELTHFHQCSNTFSHLDCSMFTGLPSMRATTVSLSILVVIEMFNACNSLSENESLLVLPLWTNPYLVASIALSMALHFMILYVPFFRTMFRITALNQEEWVAVLLISAPVIVIDEVLKWISMRLDVSGSKKIKKE